From the genome of Virgibacillus proomii, one region includes:
- a CDS encoding LacI family DNA-binding transcriptional regulator, whose product MPTILDIAKRSGVSKSTVSRVLNNHPHVSEASKKKVMEAIQELSYVRNARAVKLRTQKSRMIGIVVPTIDATYFSQLVSAFIQCFRKYNYGIIIHETLFKRENELEMYDKLLHKELDALIITNSLYTEKEIKHKIDDHIVIVCNEQFSGTALDVFGLNEEDAIFEATEFLLDKGCQHIYFCADSMLTPLQQSRWSGFKKAHEHRGLSCPTENRFDGIRTIEDGIVLGNKLFQEGLEVDGIIAGSDFVAAGILHAARLHKIIIPDDLRIIGFDNHPICKTTYPELTSIQNNIEEMVADAVACLTNRMNGESFPPRKKSYRGRMIERHTT is encoded by the coding sequence ATGCCCACGATTTTGGATATTGCAAAGCGAAGTGGAGTTTCTAAATCTACAGTTTCTAGGGTTCTTAACAATCATCCACATGTTTCCGAGGCTAGTAAAAAGAAAGTAATGGAGGCAATTCAAGAACTTTCGTATGTACGAAATGCCAGAGCAGTAAAACTGAGAACACAAAAGAGCAGAATGATTGGTATTGTTGTTCCAACCATTGATGCTACTTACTTTAGTCAGCTTGTTAGTGCTTTCATTCAATGCTTTCGAAAATATAATTACGGAATTATTATCCATGAAACATTATTCAAACGTGAAAATGAATTGGAAATGTACGATAAGCTGTTGCATAAAGAGTTGGATGCTTTAATTATTACGAATTCTTTATATACGGAAAAAGAAATTAAACATAAGATTGATGATCATATTGTCATTGTGTGTAATGAACAATTTTCCGGTACGGCTCTTGATGTGTTTGGCTTAAATGAAGAAGATGCTATTTTTGAGGCAACGGAATTTTTGTTAGATAAGGGATGTCAACATATCTATTTCTGTGCAGATTCAATGTTAACACCATTACAGCAAAGCCGCTGGAGCGGATTTAAAAAAGCACATGAACACCGTGGGTTATCGTGCCCAACTGAAAACAGATTTGATGGGATAAGAACGATTGAAGATGGGATAGTGTTAGGGAACAAACTCTTTCAAGAAGGTTTAGAGGTAGATGGAATTATAGCTGGCAGTGATTTTGTTGCCGCCGGTATACTGCACGCAGCCAGATTACATAAGATAATCATACCAGATGATCTCCGTATTATTGGGTTTGATAATCACCCGATTTGTAAGACGACATATCCGGAATTAACCAGTATTCAAAACAATATAGAGGAAATGGTAGCTGATGCGGTTGCCTGCTTAACGAATAGAATGAACGGCGAAAGCTTTCCACCAAGAAAGAAAAGCTATCGAGGCAGGATGATTGAACGTCACACGACTTAA